CCCTTCCACCCTGCCCTGGTCGAGGGCCATCGCCACGCGCTATCATCGCGTTCTCGGCTGGCGCCACAGCGCCGTCATGGAAAGACACGATGGCCCGTAATATCCTCATCCTCGGCGGCAGCACCGAAGCCTATGCCCTGGCCCGTGAACTGGCTGATCGGCCCGACATACGGGTCATCTCATCGCTGGCCGGACGTACCGGCACTCCCCGCCTGCCGGCGGGTGACGTCCGCATCGGCGGCTTCGGTGGGGCAGATGGGCTGGCGGCCTACCTCCGCGACAACCACATCGACGCGGTCGTGGATTGCACCCATCCCTTCGCCGCCCGCATGGGATGGAATGCGGCCCAAGGCTGTGCGACAATGGATGTGCCGCTGCTGCGGCTGGAACGCCCGGCCTGGGTGCGTCAGCGCGGCGATTTATGGGACGAGGTGGCGGACTGGACCGAGGCCGCACCCCTGGTCGGAACACGCTCGAAACGGGTTCTGATGACGGTGGGCCGGCAGGAATTGGAGCCGTTCGCCGGTCTGGATCATGTGTGGTTTCTGATCCGCTCGGTCGAGATGCCCGATCCCATGCCCCCCTTCACTCAAGCCGAAATCCTGTTGGCGCGGGGACCGTTCGCCTATGAGGAAGAGCGTGAGCTGCTGATCACGCGAGGCATCGACACCATCGTCTGCAAGAACAGCGGCGGCCCCACCGACGCCAAACTGGCCGCCGCCCGCGCGTTAGGCATACGGGTCGTCATCAAAACCCGCCCGTGCCGCCCAGACACACCCAAGGCCGCCGACGTCGCCGAGGCTCTTTGCTGGCTAACCCCGATCTGCGCTTGAACGGGGATGGCGGCAATCAAATCGGCGTCGTGTGACTGCTGCCCGCCAGCCTCCCTTTACGGTCGAACACCAGCACGTCCACCTGGACCGGAGCGCCATCCAGAACGCCTTGGGCCACTCGGACAGCTTCGGCAGCGATGGCGTCGCCCAGCGGCAGCCCGACCGCTTGCGCCAGTTCCAGCACCTCCAAGGCGGTGTTGGCCATCTCGGCACGGCCAACGATATCCTCGGCCGCGCCCAGGACGCGCAGGTGACCGGACAACCAGGGCAAATCCACCTGAGACCGCTTGGAATGCAAGTCCATGGCCCCCGCCGCCAGCTTGGACACCTTGGCGAAACCGCCGGCGACGGTAACGCGGGCGACGGGGTGGCGCCGCAGGTATTTCAGCATGCCGCCGACAAAATCGCCCATGTCGATCACCGCTTCCGGGGACAGGCCGGTCAATGCCAGGGCCGCCTTTTCCGAGGTGTTGCCGACGCTGGCCACCACATGGGTCACCCCGGTGGCCCGCGCCACGTCGATGCCACGCTGGATGGAGTGAATCCAGGCCGAGCAGGAATACGGCACCACCACCCCGGTGGTCCCCAATATGGAAATACCGCCCAGGATGCCCAGGCGCGGGTTCCAGGTGGCCAGGGCCAGCTTGTCGCCACCCGGCACGGAAATCTCGATCTCGATATCGGCGGACTGACCCAGGTTTTTGGCGATCGCCACCACTTCGGCGCTCATCAAGCGGCGCGGCACCGGGTTGATGGCCGGTTCGCCCGGCGACAGCGGCAGCCCCGGCTTGGTGACGGTGCCGATTCCGAACCCGGCGCGGAAGACGATGCCGCTGCCCGGTTCTCCCCGCCGCAAGGTGGCGATGATGGTGGCGCCGTGGGTGACGTCGGGATCGTCGCCGGCATCCTTGATCACCCCCGCCCGCGCCCAGCCATCGCCTTGTTCCGCCAAGGCCAGGGCGAAGCTGGGCGTTTCGCCGCGCGGCAAGGTAATGGTCACCTGTTGCGGGAACGCCTCGCCGAACAGGGCCAGGCACGCGGCTTTGGCGGCAGCGGTGGCGCAGGCGCCGGTGGTCCAGCCGGATCGCAGGTTTTTGCCGTCTTCGATATCGCTCATCGTACCACCGCCATCACCCCGGAATGGCGTAGGTGGCGGTGGCATGCGCCACCATCTCGTCGCTGTCGGCGGCAATCAGTTCGATGGCCGACACCGCCAGCCGTCGCCCCATCTTCAGGATTTTGGCCTCGGCGAGGATCGCCGATGATCCCGGCATGCGCAAAAAATTCATGTTGAGGCTGGTGGTCACCGCCATTTCCTGGCGCCCGATCACCGTCAGCACCACCGCCCAGGCGGCGACGTCGGCCAAGGTCATCAGCGCCGGGCCGCTGACCGTGTCCACCGGACGGGCCAAAGCCGCGGAAAACGGCATCAACAGCCGCGCCTCGCCCTTGGACAGCATGGTGGCATGAATGCCGATATTGGCGGCCATGGGTACCTTGATGATGAAGTCCTGGTTGAATTCCTCGACGCTGATGGCGGTCATGAAACCCTCTTGCTTATTGAACGACTGATCGTTTCCGGGTCACACTGTGCCCCCGAATGAGTGACGAAAACAAGGGAGCCCCGATGTCCACCGCCAGCGAAGCCATGGTCCTGCTGTCCACCGAAGACGGTATCGCCACCCTGACCCTGAACCGTCCGCAGGCCCGCAACGCCTTGTCGGTGGCGATGATGACCGAGATCGAGGCCGCCCTGGACCGGCTGGCCGGCGATGCCTCGGTCAAGGTGGTGGTGCTGGCCGCCAACGGCCCGGCCTTTTGCGCCGGCCACGACCTCAAGGAAATGCGCTCGCTGCAAGGGCGTGAGCCGGTGGCGGCGGTGTTCGCCCAATGCTCGCGCATGATGAAGGCGATCGTGCGTTTTCCCCGCCCGGTGATCGCCCGCGTCCACGCCATGGCCACCGCCGCCGGCTGCCAGATCGTCGCCTCGTGCGATCTGGCAGTGGCTGCCGACAATGCCCAATTCGCCACGCCCGGCGTCAATATAGGCCTGTTCTGCTCGACCCCCATGGTGGCGCTGTCGCGCAATGTGGGGCGCAAGCAGGCCATGGAAATGCTGCTGACCGGCCATGCGGTGAATGCGGCCACCGCCGCCGCCTGGGGGCTGATCAACCGTGCCGTGCCGGCTGAGAAGCTGGACGAGACGGTGGATGGCTTCGCCCGCCTGATCGCGTCGAAATCACCGCACACCTTGAAGGTCGGCAAAGAGGCCTTCTATGCCCAGGTTGAAATGGGCCTGGACGATGCCTATGACTATGCCGCCCAGGTGATGACCGAGAACATGCTGGCCCGTGACGCCGCCGAAGGGATCGACGCCTTT
This is a stretch of genomic DNA from Magnetospirillum gryphiswaldense MSR-1 v2. It encodes these proteins:
- a CDS encoding cobalt-precorrin-6A reductase; the encoded protein is MARNILILGGSTEAYALARELADRPDIRVISSLAGRTGTPRLPAGDVRIGGFGGADGLAAYLRDNHIDAVVDCTHPFAARMGWNAAQGCATMDVPLLRLERPAWVRQRGDLWDEVADWTEAAPLVGTRSKRVLMTVGRQELEPFAGLDHVWFLIRSVEMPDPMPPFTQAEILLARGPFAYEEERELLITRGIDTIVCKNSGGPTDAKLAAARALGIRVVIKTRPCRPDTPKAADVAEALCWLTPICA
- a CDS encoding cobalt-precorrin-5B (C(1))-methyltransferase gives rise to the protein MSDIEDGKNLRSGWTTGACATAAAKAACLALFGEAFPQQVTITLPRGETPSFALALAEQGDGWARAGVIKDAGDDPDVTHGATIIATLRRGEPGSGIVFRAGFGIGTVTKPGLPLSPGEPAINPVPRRLMSAEVVAIAKNLGQSADIEIEISVPGGDKLALATWNPRLGILGGISILGTTGVVVPYSCSAWIHSIQRGIDVARATGVTHVVASVGNTSEKAALALTGLSPEAVIDMGDFVGGMLKYLRRHPVARVTVAGGFAKVSKLAAGAMDLHSKRSQVDLPWLSGHLRVLGAAEDIVGRAEMANTALEVLELAQAVGLPLGDAIAAEAVRVAQGVLDGAPVQVDVLVFDRKGRLAGSSHTTPI
- a CDS encoding PaaI family thioesterase — translated: MTAISVEEFNQDFIIKVPMAANIGIHATMLSKGEARLLMPFSAALARPVDTVSGPALMTLADVAAWAVVLTVIGRQEMAVTTSLNMNFLRMPGSSAILAEAKILKMGRRLAVSAIELIAADSDEMVAHATATYAIPG
- a CDS encoding enoyl-CoA hydratase, whose amino-acid sequence is MSTASEAMVLLSTEDGIATLTLNRPQARNALSVAMMTEIEAALDRLAGDASVKVVVLAANGPAFCAGHDLKEMRSLQGREPVAAVFAQCSRMMKAIVRFPRPVIARVHAMATAAGCQIVASCDLAVAADNAQFATPGVNIGLFCSTPMVALSRNVGRKQAMEMLLTGHAVNAATAAAWGLINRAVPAEKLDETVDGFARLIASKSPHTLKVGKEAFYAQVEMGLDDAYDYAAQVMTENMLARDAAEGIDAFLGKRHPVWQGC